The Polymorphobacter megasporae genome window below encodes:
- a CDS encoding DUF5996 family protein, whose product MTDKTTPWPTLDWPAWRETALHLQLMTQVAGKVRLTLSPWLNHSWHVALYVTPRGLTTSSIPAGARSFQIDFDLLAATLLVSCSDGGERVIALEAGLIAAFYAAVMVALADLGIEVTIDQAPSEMPDAVRFSDDHAVRPYDAAAARNFHRALVRIDTVFKAFRTCFLGKASPVHFFWGSFDLAVTRFSGRRAPLHPGGPGLPLDVAREAYSHEESSAGFWPGSDAYPHPAFYSYAYPAPDGFAGATVAPAAAQFDGGLGEFILRYDDVSAAADPDAAIMEFLQSTYAAAADLGGWDRDALECGVGVPGIPRAVT is encoded by the coding sequence ATGACCGACAAAACGACGCCGTGGCCGACGCTCGATTGGCCCGCATGGCGCGAGACCGCGTTGCACCTCCAGTTGATGACGCAGGTCGCGGGCAAGGTGCGGCTGACGCTGTCGCCGTGGCTCAACCATAGCTGGCACGTCGCGCTCTACGTCACGCCGCGCGGGCTGACGACGTCGTCGATCCCGGCGGGAGCGCGGAGCTTCCAGATCGACTTCGACCTGCTTGCGGCGACGCTGCTGGTGTCGTGCAGCGACGGCGGCGAGCGGGTCATCGCGCTCGAAGCGGGATTGATAGCGGCGTTCTACGCAGCGGTGATGGTCGCGCTCGCCGACCTCGGCATCGAGGTCACGATCGACCAGGCGCCGAGCGAAATGCCCGACGCGGTCCGCTTCAGCGACGACCACGCGGTCCGTCCGTACGATGCCGCCGCGGCGCGCAACTTCCACCGCGCGCTCGTCCGCATCGACACGGTGTTCAAGGCGTTCCGCACCTGCTTCCTCGGCAAGGCGAGCCCGGTCCATTTCTTCTGGGGCAGCTTCGACCTTGCCGTCACCCGCTTCTCCGGCCGCCGCGCGCCGCTTCACCCGGGCGGTCCCGGCCTGCCGCTCGACGTGGCACGCGAAGCGTACAGCCACGAGGAATCGAGCGCGGGGTTCTGGCCGGGAAGCGACGCCTATCCGCATCCCGCTTTCTATTCCTACGCCTATCCCGCGCCCGATGGCTTCGCCGGCGCGACGGTCGCGCCTGCCGCCGCGCAGTTCGACGGCGGCCTTGGTGAGTTCATCCTGCGCTACGACGACGTCAGTGCCGCCGCCGATCCCGACGCCGCGATCATGGAGTTTCTCCAGTCGACCTATGCGGCCGCCGCCGACCTTGGCGGGTGGGACCGCGACGCGCTCGAATGCGGAGTCGGCGTGCCCGGGATACCACGCGCTGTGACGTGA
- the cysW gene encoding sulfate ABC transporter permease subunit CysW, with protein sequence MKPGVSEPAWVRWALIGVALAFLLVNLALPLAAVFAGAFAKGIAAFQTAIGEKDALAAMRLTLIVAAIAVPLNIVFGLAASWAITKFDFRYKSVLITLIDLPLSVSPVVSGLIYVLLFGLQGWLGPWLREHDIQIVFAVPGIVLATVFVTFPFVARELIPLMQEQGRTDEEAARSLGASGLQTFWHVTLPNIRWGLLYGVLLCNARAMGEFGAVSVVSGHIRGLTNTLPLHIEILYNEYNYVAAFAVASILAGLALVTLVAKSLLEWRFRDQLAGAGH encoded by the coding sequence ATGAAGCCGGGCGTCTCCGAACCAGCTTGGGTGCGGTGGGCGCTGATCGGCGTCGCGCTCGCGTTCCTGCTGGTCAACCTTGCGCTGCCGCTCGCCGCGGTCTTCGCCGGAGCGTTCGCCAAGGGGATCGCCGCGTTCCAGACCGCGATCGGCGAAAAGGACGCGCTCGCGGCGATGCGCCTGACGCTGATCGTCGCCGCGATCGCGGTTCCGCTCAACATCGTCTTCGGGCTCGCGGCGTCGTGGGCGATCACCAAGTTCGACTTCCGCTACAAAAGCGTCCTGATCACGCTGATCGACCTGCCGCTGTCGGTGTCGCCCGTCGTGTCGGGGCTGATCTATGTCCTGCTGTTTGGGCTCCAGGGCTGGCTCGGGCCGTGGCTGCGCGAGCACGATATCCAGATCGTCTTCGCGGTCCCCGGCATCGTGCTGGCGACGGTATTCGTCACCTTTCCCTTCGTTGCGCGCGAGTTGATCCCGCTGATGCAGGAGCAGGGCCGGACCGACGAAGAGGCGGCGCGCTCGCTCGGCGCGTCGGGGCTGCAGACCTTCTGGCACGTCACGCTGCCGAATATCCGCTGGGGATTGCTGTACGGCGTGCTGCTGTGCAACGCCCGGGCGATGGGCGAATTCGGCGCGGTATCGGTCGTCAGCGGGCATATTCGCGGGCTGACCAACACCCTGCCGCTCCACATCGAGATCCTGTACAATGAATATAATTATGTCGCCGCCTTCGCCGTCGCCTCGATCCTCGCCGGTCTCGCGCTGGTGACGTTGGTGGCGAAGTCGCTTCTCGAATGGCGCTTCCGCGACCAACTGGCGGGGGCCGGGCATTGA
- a CDS encoding sulfate ABC transporter substrate-binding protein — MRAIIGLTVLLAVAAVTAPVRAAPVTLLNVSYDPTRELYKDVDAAFAKAWQAKTGDVVTINQSHGGSGKQARSVIDGLEADVVTLALAYDIDEIADKAKLLPAAWQKRLPNNSTPYYSTIVFLVRKGNPKGIHDWNDLVKPGVAVITPNPKSSGGARWNYLAAWGYATKTLGAAKAKDFVTKLYHNVPVLDSGARGSTTTFVQRGQGDVLLAWENEAYLATREAGGDAFEIVTPSVSVLAEPPVAVIDKNVDKHGTRKVAEAYLNYLYTPTAQEIIAKDFYRPRDPAVAAKYAAAFKPVQMFTIDRNFGGWAKTQAVHFADGGMFDQIFEAAKR, encoded by the coding sequence ATGCGCGCGATAATCGGATTGACGGTACTGCTTGCGGTCGCCGCGGTGACCGCCCCGGTTCGCGCCGCGCCGGTGACTTTGCTCAACGTCAGCTACGACCCGACGCGCGAGCTGTACAAGGACGTCGACGCGGCGTTCGCCAAGGCGTGGCAGGCGAAGACCGGCGACGTCGTCACGATCAACCAGTCGCACGGCGGATCGGGCAAGCAGGCGCGGTCGGTGATCGACGGGCTCGAGGCCGACGTCGTCACGCTCGCGCTCGCCTATGACATTGACGAGATCGCCGACAAGGCGAAGCTGCTCCCGGCGGCATGGCAGAAGCGCCTGCCGAACAATTCGACGCCGTATTATTCGACGATCGTCTTCCTCGTGCGGAAGGGCAATCCGAAGGGCATCCACGACTGGAACGACCTCGTGAAGCCCGGCGTCGCGGTAATTACGCCCAACCCCAAGTCGAGCGGCGGAGCGCGGTGGAACTATCTCGCGGCGTGGGGCTATGCGACGAAGACGCTGGGTGCGGCGAAGGCGAAGGACTTTGTGACGAAGCTCTATCACAATGTTCCCGTCCTCGATTCGGGCGCGCGCGGGTCGACGACGACCTTCGTCCAGCGCGGGCAGGGCGACGTCCTCCTCGCGTGGGAGAATGAGGCGTATCTCGCGACCCGCGAGGCCGGCGGCGACGCGTTCGAGATCGTCACGCCATCGGTCAGTGTCCTCGCCGAGCCCCCCGTCGCGGTGATCGACAAGAACGTCGACAAGCACGGCACCCGCAAGGTCGCCGAGGCGTATCTGAACTATCTCTACACCCCGACCGCGCAGGAGATCATCGCGAAGGACTTCTACCGGCCGCGCGATCCGGCGGTCGCGGCGAAATACGCCGCCGCGTTCAAGCCGGTCCAGATGTTCACGATCGACCGCAATTTCGGCGGCTGGGCGAAGACGCAGGCGGTCCATTTCGCCGACGGCGGGATGTTCGACCAGATCTTCGAAGCGGCCAAACGCTGA
- a CDS encoding RrF2 family transcriptional regulator, whose product MLTQRSRYALRALIFLARTGSVAPVPISVIASDQKLPRKFLEIILLDLKNAGLVASYRGKMGGYRLARAPRAISFGEIIRTIEGPLALVPCVSLTKYHRCADCYDEATCVIRKVMLTVREGTASILDGTTLADMVERREAA is encoded by the coding sequence ATGTTGACCCAAAGATCCCGTTACGCGCTGCGCGCTTTGATTTTCCTCGCCCGTACCGGCAGCGTCGCCCCTGTGCCGATCAGCGTCATCGCCTCCGACCAGAAACTGCCGCGCAAGTTTCTCGAGATCATCCTGCTCGACCTCAAGAACGCCGGGCTCGTCGCGAGCTATCGCGGCAAGATGGGCGGCTACCGCCTCGCCCGCGCACCGCGCGCGATCAGCTTCGGCGAGATCATCCGCACGATCGAAGGGCCGCTCGCGCTGGTGCCGTGCGTCAGCCTGACCAAATACCACCGCTGCGCCGACTGCTACGACGAGGCGACGTGCGTGATCCGCAAGGTCATGCTGACCGTCCGCGAAGGCACCGCGTCGATCCTCGATGGGACGACGCTTGCCGACATGGTCGAACGGCGCGAAGCCGCCTGA
- the cysT gene encoding sulfate ABC transporter permease subunit CysT: MIRRRSIIPGFGLTFGFTVFYLCIIVLIPLSAIFIKTAGLGWDEYVAVALSRRALLAYRLSFGAAAIAAAINSVFGLIVAWVLVRYDFPGKRVVGALVDLPFALPTAVAGIALTALYAPNGWIGGLLAPLGVKVAFEPLGVVVALTFIGLPFVVRTVEPVLADLGHDVEEAAASLGAGRRQTFLRVILTAILPSLATGFALAFARGVGEYGSVIFIAGNLPYRSEIAPLLIVQQLEQYNYAGATAIAATMLTASFAVLFAINLLQAWDRKRMAPE; this comes from the coding sequence ATGATCCGGCGGCGGTCGATCATTCCGGGCTTCGGCCTGACCTTCGGCTTCACCGTCTTCTATCTGTGCATCATCGTCCTGATTCCACTGTCGGCAATCTTCATCAAGACCGCCGGATTGGGCTGGGACGAATATGTCGCGGTGGCGCTGTCGCGGCGCGCGCTGCTCGCGTACCGGCTGAGCTTCGGCGCGGCGGCGATCGCGGCGGCGATCAACAGCGTCTTCGGGCTGATCGTCGCGTGGGTGTTGGTCCGCTACGACTTCCCCGGCAAGCGCGTCGTCGGCGCGCTCGTCGACCTGCCGTTCGCGCTGCCAACCGCGGTTGCCGGCATCGCCCTGACCGCGCTCTACGCGCCGAACGGCTGGATTGGCGGCCTGCTCGCGCCGCTCGGGGTCAAGGTCGCGTTCGAGCCACTGGGCGTCGTCGTCGCGCTGACCTTCATCGGCCTGCCGTTCGTCGTTCGCACCGTCGAGCCGGTCCTTGCCGACCTCGGCCACGACGTCGAGGAGGCCGCTGCGAGCCTCGGTGCGGGCCGCCGCCAGACCTTTCTCCGCGTCATCCTGACCGCGATCCTGCCATCGCTCGCGACCGGCTTCGCGCTCGCCTTCGCGCGCGGGGTCGGCGAATATGGCTCGGTGATCTTCATCGCCGGGAACCTGCCCTACCGCTCGGAGATCGCGCCGCTGCTGATCGTCCAGCAGCTCGAACAATATAATTATGCCGGGGCCACGGCGATCGCCGCGACGATGCTGACGGCGTCGTTCGCGGTGCTGTTCGCGATCAACCTGCTCCAGGCGTGGGACCGCAAGCGGATGGCGCCGGAATGA